A single window of Archangium gephyra DNA harbors:
- a CDS encoding patatin-like phospholipase family protein: MLLKQRFQILRPLEEMEVALVRAAVDSPSLLDSREEAVLRTALSLARLYKLRHEGHDHSLETWTAPLREDVTRRLGPVLLGGRRITRDQLVPHVRDLRAPVLKLRDELVHHLHGRVPEDVLHRELRHKSLVVVAGGGGGVAYVYLGVMSLLDEHGLKPSLLAGTSMGAILMLMRSRMARFDQGELVSIIRSLSWRKLFRFISTENRYGLPAALRLFLRSGLGRYFNTGPGLPESGLRLKDLPVPMIVAVGGIRRGMLPRPLEYYERLLGTSPVSLLSPTGVARRIQAVMGTLAEFFTRPEIMVRLHLGADETTAGFDAIDAAGFSSSLPGVIHYDMLRDDAHMRGLLDGMMEEQGIFRLLDGGLVDNLPVKAAWKAVHHGNIGTRNAFFLALDGFAPKLTTPFWLPLQRLAAMTVAPNLPYAHLVKRFGTTLSPLELVPSVQLATKAMHYGRKQLGADMPFLSRMLSPLPHLG, from the coding sequence GTGCTGCTGAAGCAACGCTTTCAAATCCTCCGGCCCCTCGAAGAGATGGAAGTGGCCCTGGTGCGCGCGGCGGTGGACTCGCCCTCGCTGCTGGACTCGCGCGAGGAGGCCGTGCTGCGCACCGCCCTGTCCCTGGCGCGCCTCTACAAGCTGCGCCACGAGGGCCATGACCACTCCCTGGAGACGTGGACGGCGCCCCTGCGCGAGGACGTGACGCGGAGGCTCGGCCCGGTGCTGCTCGGCGGGCGCCGCATCACCCGGGACCAGTTGGTGCCACACGTGCGCGACCTGCGCGCCCCGGTGCTCAAGCTGCGCGACGAGCTCGTCCACCACCTGCACGGGCGCGTCCCCGAGGACGTGCTCCACCGCGAGCTGCGGCACAAGTCGCTGGTGGTGGTGGCCGGTGGCGGAGGCGGCGTGGCCTACGTGTACCTGGGCGTCATGAGCCTGCTGGACGAGCACGGCCTCAAGCCGTCGTTGCTGGCGGGCACCTCCATGGGCGCCATCCTGATGCTGATGCGCTCGCGCATGGCGCGCTTCGATCAGGGCGAGCTGGTGAGCATCATCCGCAGCCTCTCCTGGCGGAAGCTCTTCCGCTTCATCTCCACGGAGAACCGCTACGGGCTGCCCGCGGCGCTGCGGCTGTTCCTGCGCTCGGGCCTGGGCCGCTACTTCAACACGGGGCCGGGCCTACCCGAGTCGGGTCTGCGGCTGAAGGACCTGCCGGTGCCGATGATCGTCGCGGTGGGCGGCATCCGTCGGGGCATGCTGCCCAGGCCGCTCGAGTACTACGAGCGCCTGCTGGGCACGAGCCCGGTGAGCCTGCTCAGCCCCACGGGCGTGGCGCGCCGCATCCAGGCGGTGATGGGCACGCTCGCCGAGTTCTTCACCCGGCCGGAGATCATGGTGAGGCTCCACCTCGGCGCGGACGAGACGACGGCGGGGTTCGATGCCATCGACGCGGCGGGCTTCTCCTCCTCGCTGCCCGGCGTCATCCACTACGACATGCTGCGCGACGACGCGCACATGCGCGGCCTGCTGGACGGGATGATGGAGGAGCAGGGCATCTTCCGGCTGCTGGACGGCGGGCTGGTGGACAACCTCCCGGTGAAGGCGGCCTGGAAGGCGGTGCACCACGGCAACATCGGCACGCGCAACGCCTTCTTCCTCGCGCTCGACGGCTTCGCGCCCAAGCTGACCACCCCCTTCTGGCTGCCCCTGCAGCGGCTCGCCGCCATGACGGTGGCGCCCAACCTCCCCTACGCCCACCTCGTCAAACGCTTCGGCACCACCCTCTCCCCCCTGGAGCTGGTGCCTTCCGTTCAGTTGGCGACCAAGGCCATGCACTACGGCCGCAAGCAGCTCGGCGCGGACATGCCCTTCCTCTCCCGCATGTTGTCGCCTCTTCCCCACCTGGGGTGA